From a region of the Pseudoxanthomonas sp. X-1 genome:
- a CDS encoding efflux RND transporter periplasmic adaptor subunit, giving the protein MSDLPLAPRRPVHCALLLIVAAAGGCSASKPTADTPPRVGVMTLGARTLPVERTLPGRTVAYETADVRPQVGGLLRQRLFEEGQEVKAGQPLYLIDPAPYQAAYDVARGNLVQAEAALASARPKAERTRSLTAMDAASQQDADDALSTLRQDEAAVVAAKANAQAAKINLDYTRITAPISGRIGTSAYTVGALLTADQDAALTTIQRLDPIYLDVTQSSTQMLALRRQLDAGRIHAIDGKAQVQVRLEDGSAYPHAGTLEFVGTQVNAGTGNVTLRAVVPNPEHLLLPGMYLRAVLPMATDPGAVLVPQQAVTRDSKGEPLVKLLDAHDRVVERHIRTGEVIGHDWVVESGLKPGERLIVVNGSRVELGKPAQPYPVTAAQLDDAPAPPADDAQAE; this is encoded by the coding sequence ATGTCCGACCTTCCGCTGGCGCCTCGTCGCCCTGTTCACTGTGCCCTGTTGCTGATCGTTGCCGCGGCCGGGGGCTGCTCCGCCAGCAAGCCGACCGCGGACACGCCGCCTCGGGTCGGGGTGATGACCCTGGGCGCACGCACCCTGCCGGTGGAGCGCACCCTGCCCGGCCGGACGGTGGCCTACGAGACCGCAGACGTGCGCCCGCAGGTCGGCGGGCTGCTGCGCCAGCGCCTGTTCGAGGAAGGCCAGGAGGTCAAGGCCGGCCAGCCGCTGTACCTGATCGACCCGGCGCCGTACCAGGCCGCCTACGATGTCGCGCGCGGCAACCTGGTCCAGGCCGAGGCGGCGCTGGCCAGCGCGCGGCCCAAGGCCGAGCGCACCCGCAGCCTGACCGCCATGGACGCGGCCAGCCAGCAGGATGCCGACGATGCGCTGTCCACCCTGCGCCAGGACGAGGCGGCCGTGGTCGCGGCCAAGGCCAACGCGCAGGCGGCGAAGATCAACCTGGACTACACCCGCATCACCGCCCCGATTTCCGGCCGCATCGGCACCTCGGCCTACACCGTCGGCGCGCTGCTCACCGCCGACCAGGACGCCGCGCTGACCACCATCCAGCGGCTGGACCCGATCTACCTGGATGTCACCCAGTCCAGCACGCAGATGCTGGCGCTGCGCCGCCAGCTCGATGCCGGGCGGATCCACGCGATCGACGGCAAGGCCCAGGTGCAGGTGCGGCTGGAGGACGGCAGCGCCTACCCGCACGCCGGCACGCTGGAATTCGTCGGCACCCAGGTCAACGCCGGCACAGGCAACGTCACCCTGCGCGCGGTGGTGCCCAATCCCGAGCACCTGCTGCTGCCGGGCATGTACCTGCGTGCGGTGCTGCCCATGGCCACCGACCCGGGCGCGGTGCTGGTGCCGCAGCAGGCGGTGACCCGCGACAGCAAGGGCGAGCCGCTGGTGAAGCTGCTCGACGCGCACGACCGGGTGGTGGAGCGGCACATCCGCACCGGCGAGGTGATCGGCCACGACTGGGTGGTGGAGTCGGGCCTGAAGCCCGGCGAGCGGCTGATCGTGGTCAACGGCAGCCGTGTCGAACTCGGCAAGCCAGCGCAGCCGTATCCGGTCACCGCCGCCCAGCTCGACGACGCGCCGGCGCCGCCGGCCGACGACGCCCAGGCCGAGTAA
- a CDS encoding membrane-bound PQQ-dependent dehydrogenase, glucose/quinate/shikimate family: protein MQTQSNVSAAGRILLWSVGLLLALIGLALLAGGIKLATVGGSLYFLLMGAACVVSAVLLVLRRPAGAWLFALAFVLSVVWALWDAGLEFWPLVSRLMMPAVLALLVALAYPTLRRARGRAGGRGAYALAAVLALACAGGLAGMFVPHPPVAANGPGPALVPVDPAHAQTDWAAYGNTDGGSRFAALDQVNRGNVASLQVAWTYRTGDIAQSDGNGAEDQSTPLQIGQKVFLCTPHNNVIALDAASGKQLWKREINAQASVWQRCRGLAYFDASKPLVQPTAAGSTAVTPVSLPAGANCERRLLTNTIDGRLIALDADTGEFCQGFGTEGQVDLKAGLGAAPDPFYQLTSAPTVAGTTVVVGGRVADNVQANMPGGVVRGFDVVTGAQRWAFDPGNPDDKAPPAEGQTYARSTPNVWAPMSYDAAMNTVFLPMGSPSTDLYGAERTALDHRFGASVTALDASTGQVKWVYQTVHNDLWDFDLPMQPSLIDFPTANGTTPAVMIGTKAGQLYVLDRATGKPLTEVKDVPVKAANIPGEPYSLTQPLSVGMPQIGTKHLTESDMWGATLLDQMLCRIAFKQMRYEGLYTAPGTDVSLSFPGSLGGMNWGGLSFDPVHGYAFANDMRLGLWVQMIPQKADKAAASSGGEAVNTGMGAVPLKGTPYAVNKNRFLSALGIPCQAPPFGTLSAIDLKTRRIAWQVPVGTVEDTGPMGIKMHMPMPVGMPTLGGTLATQGGLVFIAGTQDYYLRAFDSGTGKELWKARLPVGSQGGPMTYAVNGKQYIVVTAGGARQSPDRGDYVIAYTLPDAR, encoded by the coding sequence GTGCAAACCCAATCGAATGTGTCGGCCGCGGGCCGCATCCTGCTGTGGAGCGTTGGCCTGCTGCTGGCGCTGATCGGCCTGGCGCTGCTGGCCGGCGGCATCAAGCTCGCTACCGTCGGCGGCAGCCTCTACTTCCTGCTGATGGGCGCGGCCTGTGTGGTCTCGGCGGTGCTGCTGGTGCTGCGGCGCCCGGCCGGTGCCTGGCTGTTTGCGCTGGCCTTCGTGCTGAGCGTGGTCTGGGCGCTGTGGGATGCCGGCCTGGAATTCTGGCCGCTGGTCTCGCGGCTGATGATGCCCGCGGTGCTGGCGCTGCTGGTGGCGCTGGCCTATCCGACGCTGCGCCGCGCCCGCGGTCGGGCCGGCGGACGCGGCGCCTACGCGCTGGCGGCGGTGCTGGCGCTGGCCTGTGCCGGCGGCCTGGCCGGCATGTTCGTGCCGCATCCGCCGGTGGCAGCCAACGGCCCCGGCCCGGCGCTGGTGCCGGTCGATCCGGCGCATGCGCAGACCGACTGGGCGGCCTATGGCAATACCGATGGCGGTAGCCGCTTCGCGGCGCTGGACCAGGTCAACCGCGGCAACGTCGCGTCGCTGCAGGTCGCCTGGACCTACCGCACCGGCGACATCGCGCAGAGCGACGGCAACGGCGCCGAGGACCAGAGCACGCCGCTGCAGATCGGGCAGAAGGTGTTCCTGTGCACGCCGCACAACAACGTGATCGCGCTGGACGCGGCCAGCGGCAAGCAGCTGTGGAAGCGCGAGATCAACGCCCAGGCCTCGGTCTGGCAGCGCTGCCGCGGCCTGGCCTACTTCGATGCGAGCAAGCCGCTGGTGCAGCCCACCGCGGCCGGCTCCACCGCGGTGACGCCGGTCAGCCTGCCGGCCGGCGCCAACTGTGAGCGTCGCCTGCTGACCAACACCATCGACGGCCGCCTGATCGCCCTGGATGCCGACACCGGTGAGTTCTGCCAGGGCTTCGGCACCGAGGGCCAGGTCGACCTGAAGGCCGGGCTGGGCGCCGCGCCCGATCCGTTCTATCAGCTCACCTCCGCCCCGACCGTGGCCGGCACCACCGTGGTGGTCGGCGGGCGCGTGGCCGACAACGTGCAGGCCAACATGCCGGGTGGCGTGGTTCGCGGCTTCGACGTGGTCACCGGTGCCCAGCGCTGGGCCTTCGACCCGGGCAATCCGGACGACAAGGCGCCGCCGGCCGAGGGCCAGACCTACGCGCGCAGCACGCCCAACGTCTGGGCGCCGATGTCCTACGACGCGGCGATGAACACCGTGTTCCTGCCGATGGGCAGTCCCTCCACCGACCTGTACGGCGCCGAGCGCACCGCGCTGGACCATCGCTTCGGCGCGTCGGTCACCGCGTTGGACGCCAGCACCGGCCAGGTGAAGTGGGTCTACCAGACCGTGCACAACGATCTGTGGGACTTCGACCTGCCGATGCAGCCGAGCCTGATCGATTTCCCCACCGCCAACGGCACCACCCCGGCGGTGATGATCGGCACCAAGGCCGGCCAGCTGTACGTGCTCGACCGCGCCACCGGCAAGCCGCTGACCGAGGTCAAGGACGTTCCGGTGAAGGCCGCCAACATCCCCGGCGAGCCCTACTCGCTGACCCAGCCGCTGTCGGTGGGCATGCCGCAGATCGGCACCAAGCACCTGACCGAGTCGGACATGTGGGGCGCCACCCTGCTGGACCAGATGCTGTGCCGCATCGCCTTCAAGCAGATGCGCTACGAGGGCCTGTACACCGCGCCGGGCACCGATGTCTCGCTGAGCTTCCCCGGTTCGCTGGGCGGCATGAACTGGGGCGGGCTGTCCTTCGACCCCGTGCACGGCTACGCCTTCGCCAACGACATGCGCCTGGGCCTGTGGGTGCAGATGATCCCGCAGAAGGCCGACAAGGCGGCCGCCTCCAGCGGCGGCGAGGCGGTCAACACCGGCATGGGCGCGGTGCCGCTCAAGGGCACCCCGTATGCGGTCAACAAGAACCGCTTCCTGTCGGCGCTGGGCATCCCCTGCCAGGCCCCGCCGTTCGGCACGCTGAGCGCGATCGACCTCAAGACCCGCCGGATCGCCTGGCAGGTGCCGGTGGGCACGGTCGAGGACACCGGCCCGATGGGCATCAAGATGCACATGCCCATGCCGGTCGGCATGCCCACCCTGGGCGGCACGCTGGCCACGCAGGGCGGCCTGGTGTTCATCGCAGGCACCCAGGACTACTACCTGCGCGCGTTCGACAGCGGCACCGGCAAGGAGCTGTGGAAGGCGCGCCTGCCGGTCGGCAGCCAGGGCGGCCCGATGACCTATGCGGTCAACGGCAAGCAGTACATCGTGGTGACCGCCGGTGGCGCGCGGCAGTCGCCGGACCGTGGCGACTACGTGATCGCCTACACCTTGCCGGACGCCAGGTAA
- a CDS encoding IclR family transcriptional regulator C-terminal domain-containing protein has product MTDAPKPRARRKPAPASAAAERGLAREIMRQIDAAQGDPDFMTSLARGMAVLSVFAQHAREVTMSQISTETGIPRAAVRRALYTLAKLGYVGEHGRGYVLLPRVLGIGGAYVASAPLAVAAQPVLDALRDAVHESCSLGVLDGDDVLYVARAETVRIMSIGLRSGSRLPAYCTSMGRILLASLPPDTLEGYLERNPLRPRTERTITHQAELLEVLAKVRREELSLTDQELEIGLRSIAVPVRNRAGAVIAALNIGTQAGRVSLQTMHAQLLPPLRQAAARLGAVLS; this is encoded by the coding sequence ATGACTGATGCCCCCAAGCCCCGCGCCCGCCGCAAGCCCGCTCCGGCGTCGGCGGCGGCCGAGCGCGGCCTGGCGCGCGAGATCATGCGGCAGATCGACGCGGCCCAGGGCGACCCGGACTTCATGACCTCGCTGGCGCGCGGCATGGCGGTGCTGAGCGTGTTCGCCCAGCACGCGCGCGAGGTCACCATGTCGCAGATCAGCACCGAGACCGGCATCCCGCGCGCGGCGGTGCGGCGCGCGCTCTACACGCTGGCCAAGCTGGGCTACGTGGGCGAGCACGGCCGCGGCTATGTGCTGCTGCCGCGCGTGCTGGGCATCGGTGGCGCCTACGTCGCTTCCGCGCCGCTGGCGGTGGCCGCCCAGCCGGTGCTGGACGCGCTGCGCGATGCCGTGCACGAGTCCTGCTCGCTGGGCGTGCTCGACGGCGACGACGTGCTGTACGTGGCCCGCGCCGAGACCGTGCGCATCATGTCCATCGGCCTGCGTTCGGGCAGCCGCCTGCCGGCGTACTGCACCTCGATGGGCCGCATCCTGCTGGCCTCGCTGCCGCCGGACACGCTGGAAGGCTATCTGGAGCGCAATCCGCTGCGCCCGCGCACCGAGCGCACCATCACCCACCAGGCCGAGCTGCTCGAGGTGCTGGCCAAGGTGCGGCGCGAGGAGCTTTCGCTGACCGACCAGGAGCTGGAGATCGGCCTGCGTTCGATCGCGGTGCCGGTGCGCAACCGGGCCGGGGCGGTCATCGCGGCGCTCAACATCGGCACGCAGGCGGGCAGGGTGAGTCTGCAGACGATGCATGCGCAGTTGTTGCCGCCGTTGCGGCAGGCGGCGGCGCGGTTGGGGGCGGTGTTGAGTTAG
- the pcaC gene encoding 4-carboxymuconolactone decarboxylase has protein sequence MDEQARYEAGLAVRKAVLGEAHVQRSLDARTDFTHEFQHFITRAAWGEVWTREGLPRHTRSLLTIAMMVALGHDEEFKLHIRAARNNGVSADEIKEVLLQTAIYCGVPAANHAFALAKPILEEQAAESAE, from the coding sequence ATGGACGAGCAAGCCCGTTACGAAGCCGGCCTGGCCGTGCGCAAGGCCGTGCTGGGCGAGGCGCACGTGCAGCGCTCGCTGGACGCGCGCACCGACTTCACCCACGAGTTCCAGCACTTCATCACCCGCGCCGCCTGGGGCGAGGTGTGGACGCGCGAGGGCCTGCCGCGGCACACCCGCTCGCTGCTGACCATCGCGATGATGGTCGCGCTGGGCCACGACGAAGAATTCAAGCTGCACATCCGCGCGGCTCGCAACAACGGCGTGAGCGCCGACGAGATCAAGGAAGTGCTGCTGCAGACCGCGATCTACTGCGGCGTACCGGCGGCGAACCATGCCTTCGCCCTGGCCAAGCCGATTCTGGAAGAACAGGCAGCTGAATCTGCTGAGTGA
- the pcaD gene encoding 3-oxoadipate enol-lactonase — MAFLDLPTHRLHYRIDGAEGASWLTFCNSLGTDLSMWDPQVAELSRDFRILRYDRRGHGQSTAPAGRYTIDQLGGDVVALWDALGIEHTHFCGLSIGGLTGQWLGLNAADRLTRLAVCATAAKIGTAESWETRIAQVREQGLKALAEGTVMRWFTEHYTDTHEEQVRAVLDTFLATSPEGYVGCCNAVGQADFRHDLAGIAVPLLAIAGDDDPVCPPADLQFIAEHVADGRFAQVPGRHICNLESPAAFTAALRDFLTA, encoded by the coding sequence ATGGCGTTTCTCGATCTCCCCACCCATCGCCTGCACTACCGCATCGACGGCGCCGAGGGCGCGTCCTGGCTGACCTTCTGCAACTCGCTGGGCACCGACCTGTCGATGTGGGACCCGCAGGTGGCCGAGCTGTCGCGCGACTTCCGCATCCTGCGCTACGACCGCCGCGGCCACGGCCAGTCCACCGCGCCCGCCGGGCGCTATACCATCGACCAGCTCGGCGGCGACGTGGTCGCGCTGTGGGACGCGCTGGGGATCGAACACACGCACTTCTGCGGGCTGTCCATCGGCGGGCTCACCGGGCAATGGCTGGGCCTCAACGCCGCCGACCGGCTGACGCGGCTGGCGGTCTGCGCCACGGCCGCCAAGATCGGCACGGCCGAGAGCTGGGAGACGCGCATCGCGCAGGTGCGCGAGCAAGGCCTCAAGGCGCTGGCCGAGGGCACGGTGATGCGCTGGTTCACCGAGCACTACACCGACACGCACGAGGAACAGGTGCGCGCGGTGCTGGACACCTTCCTGGCGACCTCGCCCGAGGGCTATGTCGGCTGCTGCAACGCGGTCGGCCAGGCCGACTTCCGCCACGACCTGGCCGGCATCGCCGTGCCGCTGCTGGCCATCGCCGGCGACGACGACCCGGTGTGCCCGCCGGCCGACCTGCAGTTCATCGCCGAGCACGTCGCCGACGGCCGCTTCGCCCAGGTGCCCGGCCGCCACATCTGCAATCTCGAATCGCCGGCCGCCTTCACCGCCGCGCTGCGCGACTTCCTCACCGCCTGA
- a CDS encoding 3-carboxy-cis,cis-muconate cycloisomerase: MTSRLLAPLFGDPDIDTLFDDRARLQGMLDFEAALARAEARCGVIPDSAVGPITEACRADDFDLDALGAATALAGNPAIPLVKALTAKVKARDEDAARWVHWGATSQDVIDTGTVLQLRQALDALTPKLDRLCAILRTLAQAERDTGLPGRTLLQQAVPVTFGLKAAGWLDALQRAQRRLQALRADALVLQFGGAAGTLASLEDRGLEVAQALARELELPLPALPWHTARDRIVEVGTAFALLAGALGKLATDIVLLMQSEVGEAFEPSGAGKGGSSAMPHKRNPVGCVAAIAAATRVPALVSTLFAAMSQPHERAPGQWHAEWETLPELVRLTAGSLAQMTVVLDGLQLDRTRMAAHLDSFGGLLYAEAVSVALAATLGKSAAHALVEAAAKRAVGEQRHLREVLAEDAQVNTVLDAARLDALFAADSWRGMSDTWIDRVLAAD; the protein is encoded by the coding sequence ATGACTTCCCGCCTGCTCGCCCCCCTGTTCGGCGATCCCGACATCGACACCCTGTTCGATGACCGCGCACGGCTGCAAGGCATGCTCGACTTCGAGGCCGCGCTCGCCCGTGCAGAGGCGCGCTGCGGCGTGATTCCCGACAGCGCCGTCGGCCCGATCACCGAGGCCTGCCGGGCCGATGACTTCGATCTGGATGCACTGGGCGCGGCCACCGCGCTGGCCGGCAATCCCGCCATCCCGCTGGTCAAGGCGCTCACCGCCAAGGTCAAGGCGCGCGACGAGGACGCGGCGCGCTGGGTCCACTGGGGCGCCACCAGCCAGGACGTGATCGACACCGGCACCGTGCTGCAGCTGCGCCAGGCGCTCGACGCGCTCACGCCCAAGCTCGACCGGCTGTGCGCGATCCTGCGCACGCTGGCGCAGGCCGAGCGCGACACCGGCCTGCCCGGCCGCACCCTGCTGCAGCAGGCCGTGCCGGTCACCTTCGGGTTGAAGGCCGCCGGTTGGCTCGATGCGCTGCAACGCGCGCAACGACGCCTGCAGGCCCTGCGCGCCGACGCGCTGGTGCTGCAGTTCGGCGGCGCCGCCGGCACGCTGGCCTCGCTCGAGGACCGCGGCCTGGAGGTGGCCCAGGCGCTCGCCCGGGAACTGGAGCTGCCGCTGCCCGCCCTGCCCTGGCACACCGCGCGCGACCGCATCGTCGAGGTCGGCACCGCCTTCGCGCTGCTGGCCGGCGCGCTGGGCAAGCTCGCCACCGATATCGTGCTGCTGATGCAGTCCGAGGTCGGCGAAGCCTTCGAACCCAGCGGCGCCGGCAAGGGCGGCTCCTCGGCGATGCCGCACAAGCGCAACCCGGTCGGCTGCGTGGCGGCCATCGCCGCGGCCACGCGCGTGCCGGCACTGGTGTCCACGCTGTTCGCCGCCATGAGCCAGCCGCACGAGCGCGCGCCCGGCCAGTGGCATGCCGAATGGGAGACGCTGCCCGAACTCGTCCGCCTCACCGCCGGCAGCCTGGCGCAGATGACCGTGGTGCTCGATGGCTTGCAGCTGGACCGCACGCGCATGGCCGCGCATCTGGACAGCTTCGGCGGCCTGCTCTACGCCGAGGCGGTGTCGGTCGCGCTGGCCGCCACGCTCGGCAAGTCCGCCGCCCATGCGCTGGTCGAGGCCGCCGCCAAGCGCGCGGTCGGCGAGCAGCGCCACCTGCGCGAGGTGCTGGCCGAAGATGCGCAGGTCAACACCGTGCTCGATGCCGCGCGCCTCGATGCGCTGTTCGCCGCCGACAGCTGGCGCGGCATGAGCGACACCTGGATCGACCGCGTGCTCGCGGCCGACTGA
- the pcaG gene encoding protocatechuate 3,4-dioxygenase subunit alpha: MSLQSTPWQTVGPYYRLGLEPLYHTQIAPPAAKGERITVTGTVFDGLGNPVSDAVLELWQADANGIYDHAEDPRRDAHDPAFHGWGRVPTDAQGRFSFSTIKPGRVPGLKGVAQAPHLVALVFMRGLLKAAPTRIYFSDEPSNGEDGILALVPEARRETLVARQTAPGQYAWDVKMQGERETVFFSY; the protein is encoded by the coding sequence ATGAGCCTTCAATCGACCCCGTGGCAGACCGTCGGCCCCTACTACCGTCTGGGGCTGGAGCCGCTCTACCACACGCAGATCGCCCCACCCGCGGCGAAGGGCGAACGCATCACCGTCACCGGCACCGTGTTCGACGGCCTTGGCAATCCGGTCAGCGACGCGGTGCTGGAACTGTGGCAGGCCGATGCTAACGGCATCTACGACCACGCCGAGGACCCGCGTCGCGACGCGCACGACCCGGCGTTCCACGGCTGGGGCCGCGTGCCGACCGACGCGCAGGGGCGCTTCTCCTTCAGCACCATCAAGCCGGGCCGCGTGCCGGGACTGAAGGGGGTCGCGCAGGCGCCGCACCTGGTGGCGCTGGTGTTCATGCGCGGGCTGCTCAAGGCGGCGCCGACGCGCATCTACTTCTCCGATGAGCCCAGCAATGGCGAGGACGGCATCCTGGCGCTGGTGCCGGAAGCGCGCCGCGAGACGCTGGTCGCGCGGCAGACGGCGCCGGGGCAGTACGCGTGGGATGTGAAGATGCAGGGCGAGCGCGAGACGGTGTTCTTCAGCTACTGA
- the pcaH gene encoding protocatechuate 3,4-dioxygenase subunit beta, protein MSQSPSDSLAGYRKPYPGSQPPYIHPPYASTVLRGVGSDPIAIPVTLSEVTGPTLDRLTLGEHAADLTAGFAGEPLGERIIVSGRVLDENGRPVRNTVVEVWQCNAAGRYLHAGDQHDAPLDPNFKGTGQVLTDAHGHYRFKTVKPGAYPWRNHYNAWRPAHIHFSLHGAGIGQRLVTQMYFPGDPLLAFDPIYNCVPDPQAKARMVSAFDWETTQNEYALGYRFDIVLRGRKQTVWE, encoded by the coding sequence ATGAGCCAATCCCCTTCCGATTCCCTGGCCGGCTATCGCAAGCCCTACCCGGGCAGCCAGCCGCCTTACATCCATCCGCCCTACGCCTCCACCGTGCTGCGCGGCGTGGGCAGCGACCCCATCGCCATCCCGGTGACGCTGTCGGAAGTCACCGGCCCCACGCTGGACCGCCTCACCCTGGGCGAGCATGCGGCCGACCTGACCGCCGGCTTTGCGGGCGAGCCGCTGGGCGAGCGCATCATCGTCTCCGGCCGCGTGCTGGACGAGAACGGCAGGCCGGTGCGCAACACCGTGGTCGAGGTCTGGCAGTGCAACGCCGCCGGCCGCTACCTGCACGCCGGCGACCAGCACGACGCGCCGCTGGATCCCAACTTCAAGGGCACCGGCCAGGTCCTGACCGACGCGCACGGCCACTACCGCTTCAAGACGGTCAAGCCCGGCGCCTACCCGTGGCGCAACCACTACAACGCCTGGCGCCCGGCGCATATCCACTTCTCGCTGCATGGCGCGGGCATCGGCCAGCGCCTGGTCACGCAGATGTACTTCCCGGGCGATCCGCTGCTGGCGTTCGACCCGATCTACAACTGCGTGCCCGACCCGCAGGCCAAGGCGCGCATGGTCTCGGCCTTCGACTGGGAGACCACGCAGAACGAGTACGCGCTGGGCTATCGCTTCGACATCGTGCTGCGCGGCCGCAAGCAGACCGTTTGGGAGTAA
- the pcaF gene encoding 3-oxoadipyl-CoA thiolase, translating to MSEVFIVDGIRTPVGRYGGALSGVRADDLGAVPLAVLLARHPDLDPAAIEDVYLGCANQAGEDNRNVARMSLLLAGLPVSVPGSTVNRLCGSGLDAVGTVARGIRAGELGLAIAGGVESMSRAPWVMGKAESAFARNQQIEDTTMGWRFINPKMKQLYGVDLMGETAENVAARYGISREDQDAFALRSQQRAVAAQAAGFFEGEITPVTAPGKKRGETVQVAVDEHPRADTTLEGLARLKPIFRQPGTVTAGNASGINDGAAALLLASAEQVQALGLTPRARVLGFASAGVEPAYMGMGPVPATRKLMARLGLSIGDFDAIELNEAFAAQGLACLRELGVADDAAHVNANGGAIALGHPLGMSGARITLTLLRQLEASGGRRGLATMCIGVGQGVALAIERA from the coding sequence ATGAGTGAAGTCTTCATCGTTGATGGCATCCGCACGCCCGTGGGCCGCTACGGCGGCGCGCTGAGCGGCGTGCGCGCCGACGACCTGGGCGCGGTGCCGCTGGCGGTGCTGCTGGCGCGCCACCCCGACCTCGATCCGGCCGCGATCGAGGATGTCTACCTGGGCTGCGCCAACCAGGCCGGCGAGGACAACCGCAACGTGGCGCGCATGAGCCTGCTGCTGGCCGGCCTGCCGGTCAGCGTGCCGGGCAGCACGGTCAACCGCCTGTGCGGTTCGGGCCTGGATGCCGTCGGCACCGTCGCCCGCGGCATCCGCGCCGGCGAGCTGGGCCTGGCCATCGCCGGCGGCGTGGAGTCGATGTCGCGCGCGCCGTGGGTGATGGGCAAGGCCGAGAGCGCCTTCGCCCGCAACCAGCAGATCGAAGACACCACCATGGGCTGGCGCTTCATCAACCCGAAGATGAAGCAGCTTTACGGCGTGGACCTGATGGGCGAGACCGCCGAGAACGTGGCCGCGCGCTACGGCATCTCGCGCGAGGACCAGGACGCCTTCGCCCTGCGCAGCCAGCAGCGCGCCGTCGCCGCGCAGGCGGCCGGCTTCTTCGAGGGCGAGATCACCCCGGTCACCGCACCCGGCAAGAAGCGCGGCGAGACCGTGCAGGTCGCCGTGGACGAACATCCGCGCGCCGACACCACGCTCGAGGGCCTGGCCAGGCTCAAGCCGATCTTCCGCCAGCCCGGCACGGTCACCGCCGGCAACGCCTCGGGCATCAACGATGGCGCCGCCGCGCTGCTGCTGGCCAGCGCCGAGCAGGTGCAGGCGCTGGGCCTGACGCCGCGCGCGCGGGTGCTGGGCTTCGCCAGCGCCGGCGTGGAACCGGCCTACATGGGCATGGGCCCGGTGCCCGCGACGCGCAAGCTGATGGCGCGCCTGGGGCTGTCCATCGGCGACTTCGATGCGATCGAACTCAACGAGGCCTTCGCCGCCCAGGGCCTGGCCTGCCTGCGCGAACTCGGCGTCGCCGACGATGCCGCCCACGTCAACGCCAACGGCGGCGCGATCGCCCTGGGCCATCCGCTGGGCATGAGCGGCGCGCGCATCACGCTGACCCTGCTGCGCCAGCTCGAGGCCAGCGGCGGGCGCCGCGGACTTGCGACCATGTGCATCGGCGTCGGCCAGGGCGTGGCGCTGGCGATCGAGCGCGCGTGA
- a CDS encoding 3-oxoacid CoA-transferase subunit B: MSGYQRMTREQMAARVARDIPEGAYVNLGIGLPTQVANYLPADKEIFLQSENGLLGMGPAPAPGQEDPDLINAGKQPVTLLTGGCYFHHADSFAMMRGGHLDICVLGAFQVSQHGDLANWSTGAPDAIPAVGGAMDLAIGAKQTYVMMDLLTKTGESKLVAECSYPLTGLRCVSRVYSDLGVFDLGPDGARVVERVDGLSIEELQRLTGLTLAH, encoded by the coding sequence ATGAGCGGTTACCAGCGCATGACCCGCGAACAGATGGCCGCGCGCGTGGCGCGCGACATCCCCGAGGGCGCCTACGTGAACCTGGGCATCGGCCTGCCCACGCAGGTGGCCAACTACCTGCCGGCCGACAAGGAGATCTTCCTGCAGAGCGAGAACGGCCTGCTCGGCATGGGCCCGGCGCCCGCGCCGGGCCAGGAGGATCCCGACCTGATCAACGCCGGCAAGCAGCCGGTGACGCTGCTGACCGGCGGCTGCTATTTCCACCACGCCGATTCGTTCGCGATGATGCGCGGCGGCCACCTGGACATCTGCGTGCTGGGCGCCTTCCAGGTCTCCCAGCATGGCGATCTGGCCAACTGGAGCACCGGCGCGCCCGACGCCATCCCCGCCGTCGGCGGCGCGATGGACCTGGCCATCGGCGCCAAGCAGACCTACGTGATGATGGATCTGCTGACCAAGACCGGCGAGAGCAAGCTGGTCGCCGAATGCAGCTATCCGCTGACCGGCCTGCGCTGCGTCAGCCGGGTCTACAGCGACCTGGGCGTGTTCGACCTCGGCCCCGACGGGGCACGCGTGGTCGAGCGGGTCGATGGCCTGTCCATCGAGGAACTGCAGCGCCTGACTGGTCTGACGCTGGCGCACTGA